From the genome of Argentina anserina chromosome 4, drPotAnse1.1, whole genome shotgun sequence, one region includes:
- the LOC126792765 gene encoding protein IQ-DOMAIN 29-like: MGKTPGKWIKNLLLGKKSSKGKEKSASKRETVVSSKLSVPEFTVSAPVISPPLVETVVTSRGVESEIRAAAEVPNGEITLALAKEDGQTQDMSSSGSQEPQRIKREKAATKAQSAYRGYVARRAYRTLKGIIRLQALIRGHLVRRQAVSTLLCVQGIVKFQALIRGQHVRKSDIGVAVHRIYQGDTCFDYSGVSASSQVERLSKYAFAQKLLASLPTAIPLRLQYEPEDPNSSLVWLDRWTRSCFWEPVLQLKKKPDLKTRGKYKKIQTVETEPAKPKRTVRRLSNENGPTRVTSDSEKPKQNMRKVSTHPVNSVQGHQQNGVEKVKSNVRKVSGPKEVSNCKVSDPKKVSNSREEISGQAEKVCDPEEVPSEVVKEIPKHGTETIIVPAALDDSEPCTSEISPKMEQVDVADPKQSDLEKCMELTPTNETLQSLGDHSSGDMQSMENNGKGEEVQALNEVLTSDNFISNEDQKTSLRRASLPVMFEHQENGVQTTPRVPSYMAPTESARARLKGQGSPRFARDMVEKNLLTRRHSLSSSTNTKLSLLSPRAQKLVQGKGVIRTDRSFSSSRDGFDKGIQPEWRR, translated from the exons ATGGGGAAGACGCCGGGGAAATGGATCAAGAATTTGCTTCTCGGGAAGAAATCGTCCAAAGGAAAAGAG AAGTCTGCAAGTAAGAGGGAGACAGTGGTGTCTTCGAAGTTGTCTGTGCCTGAGTTCACTGTCAGTGCACCGGTGATATCACCGCCATTGGTTGAGACGGTTGTTACTAGTAGAGGAGTCGAGTCAGAAATCAGGGCAGCTGCTGAAGTACCAAATGGTGAAATTACACTTGCATTGGCAAAGGAAGACGGGCAGACACAAGATATGTCTAGTTCAGGGTCTCAGGAACCTCAGAGAATCAAGCGAGAGAAAGCTGCCACCAAGGCACAGAGTGCTTATAGAGGATATGTG GCTCGCCGTGCATATCGAACCCTCAAGGGCATCATAAGGCTGCAAGCACTTATTCGTGGTCATCTGGTTAGAAGGCAGGCTGTATCCACATTATTATGTGTCCAGGGGATTGTAAAGTTTCAAGCACTGATTCGTGGTCAGCATGTTAGAAAATCTGATATTGGGGTTGCGGTGCATAGAATATATCAG GGTGATACATGTTTTGATTACTCTGGTGTAAGTGCATCTTCCCAGGTGGAGAGGCTTTCAAAATATGCTTTTGCTCAGAAG CTTCTGGCATCATTGCCTACTGCTATTCCTCTACGTCTCCAATATGAACCAGAGGACCCGAACTCATCATTGGTATGGCTTGACCGCTGGACCAGATCATGCTTTTGGGAACCTGTtttacaattaaagaaaaaacctGATTTGAAGACTCGTGGAAAATACAAGAAGATTCAGACAGTAGAAACTGAACCAGCTAAGCCAAAAAGAACTGTCCGGAGACTGTCCAATGAAAATGGCCCAACTCGTGTCACTTCAGATTCTGAGAAGCCTAAACAAAATATGAGGAAAGTTTCAACCCATCCAGTGAACTCAGTTCAGGGACATCAACAGAATGGAGTTGAGAAGGTCAAAAGTAATGTTAGAAAAGTCTCTGGTCCCAAGGAGGTTTCTAATTGCAAGGTCTCTGATCCCAAAAAGGTATCTAATTCCAGGGAGGAGATTTCTGGTCAGGCAGAGAAGGTTTGTGATCCTGAGGAG GTTCCGTCAGAGGTTGTTAAAGAGATACCAAAGCACGGTACAGAAACAATTATAGTTCCTGCTGCTCTTGATGACTCAGAGCCATGCACTAGTGAGATTTCTCCAAAGATGGAACAAGTCGATGTTGCTGACCCCAAACAGTCTGATCTAGAAAAATGTATGGAACTGACACCAACAAATGAGACATTGCAAAGTTTAGGCGACCATTCTTCTGGTGACATGCAATCAATGGAGAACAACGGAAAAGGTGAAGAAGTTCAAGCACTAAATGAGGTTCTAACCTCAGACAACTTTATTAGTAACGAGGACCAGAAAACCAGCCTGAGAAGGGCGTCTTTACCGGTGATGTTTGAGCATCAGGAGAATGGGGTTCAGACCACACCAAGAGTTCCAAGTTACATGGCACCAACTGAATCTGCCAGAGCTAGGCTGAAAGGACAGGGCTCTCCCAGGTTTGCACGAGACATGGTTGAGAAGAATCTTTTGACCAGACGACATTCTCTGTCGTCTTCAACCAACACCAAGTTAAGTTTACTTTCTCCACGAGCGCAAAAATTGGTTCAAGGCAAAGGAGTAATCAGAACTGACAGATCATTTTCATCTTCAAGGGATGGTTTTG ATAAGGGGATCCAACCTGAGTGGAGAAGGTGA